The following proteins are encoded in a genomic region of Reichenbachiella sp.:
- a CDS encoding 2-oxoacid:acceptor oxidoreductase subunit alpha, whose protein sequence is MKATSPNEAVIFFAGDSGDGIQLTGGQFSETVEIFGNDISTFPNFPAEIRAPKGTLFGVSGFQLKLGSVKVFTPGDQYDVLVAMNAAALKTNLHQLKKGGVIIANTSGFDKKNLTLAKYENGTNPLEDHSLDNYDVHDFDVTKMTQDALVDTGMDRKEIERCKNMFVLGFVYWMFNQDLKYTINFLTDKFKSKPELADANIKVLKAGHNFADTSETFTSRFSIKPAQLPKGHYRNVNGNQAVALALVAASKKSGLGLFYGSYPITPASNILHQLSRYKNYGVKTYQAEDEIAAICSAIGASFAGNLGATASSGPGIALKGEAMGLAMILELPLVIVNVQRGGPSTGLPTKTEQADLLQALYGRNGEAPLPVFAPATPKDCFKITFMACKIALEHMTPVMILTDGYIANGSEPWQYPESKDLAEIKPPLIKERQSDDHFLPYQRDKNLVRKWAIPGIAGLEHRIGGLEKEIDTGNVSYDPDNHEQMIKIRAEKVEKVAEVFPDQTYEQGSEKSKLLVIGWGSTYGAIESAIISLKEDGHDIAHVHLRMIHPLPSNLGEILRHFEQIIVPEMNNGQLVMVLRNKFLLPIKSVTKIKGVPFTVQEIKEAILNQLRHG, encoded by the coding sequence ATGAAGGCAACATCCCCAAACGAAGCAGTTATCTTCTTTGCCGGAGATTCCGGTGATGGTATACAATTGACCGGAGGTCAGTTTTCAGAAACTGTAGAGATTTTCGGAAACGACATCAGCACATTTCCCAACTTCCCAGCAGAGATCCGAGCACCAAAAGGTACACTCTTCGGAGTATCTGGATTTCAATTAAAACTCGGTAGTGTAAAGGTCTTTACACCTGGCGATCAATACGATGTGCTTGTAGCCATGAATGCGGCTGCACTCAAAACCAATCTTCATCAACTCAAAAAAGGTGGCGTGATCATCGCCAATACTTCGGGCTTTGATAAAAAGAACCTGACGCTCGCCAAATATGAAAATGGAACCAACCCATTAGAAGACCATTCTCTTGACAATTACGATGTGCATGATTTTGATGTCACAAAAATGACGCAAGACGCGCTGGTAGACACAGGAATGGATAGAAAAGAAATTGAGCGTTGCAAAAACATGTTTGTACTGGGTTTTGTCTATTGGATGTTTAATCAGGACTTAAAATACACGATCAACTTCCTAACTGATAAATTTAAATCCAAGCCAGAACTAGCAGATGCCAACATTAAAGTCTTAAAAGCTGGACACAACTTTGCCGATACCAGCGAAACTTTTACTTCAAGGTTTAGTATCAAACCAGCCCAATTACCGAAAGGACACTACCGTAATGTGAATGGTAACCAAGCCGTAGCACTTGCACTAGTCGCTGCCTCCAAAAAATCAGGATTGGGTCTATTTTATGGCAGCTACCCAATCACGCCAGCTTCTAATATTTTACATCAGCTTTCTAGATACAAAAACTACGGCGTCAAAACCTATCAAGCAGAAGATGAAATAGCTGCTATCTGTTCGGCTATAGGCGCCTCGTTTGCGGGTAATTTGGGAGCGACGGCCTCCTCCGGGCCGGGCATCGCCCTAAAAGGCGAGGCCATGGGCTTGGCCATGATTTTAGAACTACCCTTGGTTATCGTTAATGTGCAGCGAGGTGGGCCGTCTACAGGTCTTCCCACCAAAACCGAGCAGGCCGACCTCCTCCAGGCACTCTACGGTAGAAATGGGGAAGCCCCTCTACCGGTATTCGCACCAGCCACACCAAAGGATTGTTTCAAGATCACTTTTATGGCCTGCAAAATTGCACTGGAGCATATGACTCCTGTCATGATTCTCACAGATGGATACATTGCCAATGGCTCCGAACCCTGGCAATATCCAGAAAGCAAAGATCTCGCGGAGATAAAACCTCCGCTGATTAAAGAAAGACAAAGCGATGACCATTTCCTTCCTTATCAAAGAGACAAAAATCTAGTGAGAAAATGGGCTATTCCTGGGATAGCCGGCCTTGAGCACCGCATCGGTGGGCTGGAAAAAGAAATAGATACTGGTAATGTGAGCTATGATCCTGACAATCATGAGCAAATGATAAAGATCAGAGCAGAAAAGGTAGAGAAAGTGGCTGAAGTCTTTCCTGATCAGACTTACGAACAAGGAAGCGAAAAGTCCAAACTGCTCGTTATCGGCTGGGGCTCAACTTATGGCGCCATAGAGTCTGCCATCATTTCCTTAAAAGAGGATGGCCATGACATTGCTCATGTTCATTTGAGAATGATTCATCCCCTCCCTTCTAACCTAGGAGAAATATTACGACATTTTGAGCAAATCATAGTGCCAGAAATGAACAATGGACAGTTGGTGATGGTACTGAGAAACAAATTCCTATTGCCTATCAAAAGTGTTACGAAGATTAAAGGTGTACCCTTTACCGTTCAGGAGATTAAAGAAGCCATTTTAAACCAATTGCGTCATGGATAA